From Xenopus tropicalis strain Nigerian chromosome 3, UCB_Xtro_10.0, whole genome shotgun sequence, the proteins below share one genomic window:
- the apmapl gene encoding adipocyte plasma membrane-associated protein isoform X2, producing MLPVELWEKIRELEPCTLSDPSVQPHSLLLCSPSTAFPAQSFLIHPDSIPSDRTQSSLSVPKSSHRPGSMYLKCGFYIALLAVAVGVYLLPSPIDPEPFTFDKPPPTLVGSLAINRKLQQGRRIFYGQLKGPESFTTDTEGNLYTGTVDGKLWVIRGEQLFFITQMGQNVPECGTPEYEPICGRPHGIRMAPDGYLIVADSYFGLYRVQPHTGEKSLLISNEAGLDQIPFRFLNGLEVSKNGTIYFTDSSSKWGRRHHRYEVLETNHLGRLLQYDPVTQKAKSLLDKLYMANGIALSPEEDFILVAETSICRIVRYWLTGTKAGMKEVFVDNLPGYPDNIRLSSVGTYRVGMSTTRFPGHFTPFLDAIAPYPVLKRLIVKVTPLSLYSILLRKHGLFLEVGEDGEVLASYHDPDGSVTWAISDVFEHKENLYIGNTDLPFLVVLPQLE from the exons ATGTTGCCTGTAGAACTCTGGGAGAAAATCAG GGAGCTGGAACCATGCACTCTGAGTGACCCCTCCGTACAGCCGCACTCGCTCCTCCTCTGTAGCCCCAGCACGGCGTTTCCAGCACAATCTTTTCTAATACATCCAGACTCCATCCCGAGTGATCGCACCCAATCCAGCTTATCCGTTCCGAAATCCTCCCACCGCCCAGGATCCAT GTATCTTAAATGTGGATTTTACATTGCTCTGCTTGCAGTCGCTGTGGGCGTTTATTTGTTGCCATCCCCTATTGATCCAGAGCCTTTCAC GTTTGACAAACCACCTCCTACACTAGTGGGGTCCCTGGCAATAAACAGAAAACTTCAACAAGGAAGAAGGATATTTTATGGGCAGCTGAAGGGCCCAGAATCATTTACCACGGACACTGAAG GAAACCTTTACACTGGTACTGTGGATGGAAAGCTGTGGGTGATCCGAGGAGAACAGCTATTTTTCATAACACAGATGGGCCAGAATGTGCCGGAGTGTG GCACCCCAGAATATGAACCTATCTGTGGGCGGCCTCATGGGATTAGAATGGCTCCTGACGGTTACCTAATTGTGGCAGATTCCTATTTTGGGTTGTATAGAGTACAACCACATACTGGAGAGAAAAGCCTTCTGATTTCAAACGAAGCAG GACTTGATCAGATTCCTTTTAGATTTTTGAATGGACTAGAAGTCTCCAAGAATGGCACCATCTATTTCACAGACTCAAGCAGTAAATGGGGTAGACGCCATCATAGATATGAG GTATTAGAAACCAATCACCTGGGCCGACTCCTACAATATGATCCTGTGACACAGAAAGCAAAGAGTCTCCTGGACAAACTCTACATGGCTAATGGGATAGCACTTTCTCCAGAGGAGGATTTTATCTTAGTAGCTGAGACCAGCATCTGCAGAATTGTACG GTACTGGTTAACTGGCACTAAGGCAGGTATGAAAGAAGTGTTTGTGGACAATTTGCCGGGCTATCCAGATAACATCAGGCTTTCATCTGTGGGCACTTACAGAGTTGGCATGTCTACTACACGGTTCCCTGGGCACTTTACCCCATTTCTAGATGCCATTGCGCCTTATCCTGTGTTGAAAAGACTAATTGTAAAG GTTACCCCGCTGTCGCTGTACAGCATTCTCCTGAGGAAGCATGGCTTGTTTTTGGAAGTGGGTGAAGATGGCGAGGTTCTAGCAAGTTACCATGACCCTGATGGTAGTGTGACCTGGGCGATCAGTGATGTTTTTGAACACAAAGAGAACCTCTATATAGGCAATACTGACCTGCCCTTCTTAGTGGTTTTACCTCAGCTGGAATAA
- the apmapl gene encoding adipocyte plasma membrane-associated protein isoform X3, with protein MLPVELWEKISFAHRELEPCTLSDPSVQPHSLLLCSPSTAFPAQSFLIHPDSIPSDRTQSSLSVPKSSHRPGSMFDKPPPTLVGSLAINRKLQQGRRIFYGQLKGPESFTTDTEGNLYTGTVDGKLWVIRGEQLFFITQMGQNVPECGTPEYEPICGRPHGIRMAPDGYLIVADSYFGLYRVQPHTGEKSLLISNEAGLDQIPFRFLNGLEVSKNGTIYFTDSSSKWGRRHHRYEVLETNHLGRLLQYDPVTQKAKSLLDKLYMANGIALSPEEDFILVAETSICRIVRYWLTGTKAGMKEVFVDNLPGYPDNIRLSSVGTYRVGMSTTRFPGHFTPFLDAIAPYPVLKRLIVKVTPLSLYSILLRKHGLFLEVGEDGEVLASYHDPDGSVTWAISDVFEHKENLYIGNTDLPFLVVLPQLE; from the exons ATGTTGCCTGTAGAACTCTGGGAGAAAATCAG CTTTGCCCACAGGGAGCTGGAACCATGCACTCTGAGTGACCCCTCCGTACAGCCGCACTCGCTCCTCCTCTGTAGCCCCAGCACGGCGTTTCCAGCACAATCTTTTCTAATACATCCAGACTCCATCCCGAGTGATCGCACCCAATCCAGCTTATCCGTTCCGAAATCCTCCCACCGCCCAGGATCCAT GTTTGACAAACCACCTCCTACACTAGTGGGGTCCCTGGCAATAAACAGAAAACTTCAACAAGGAAGAAGGATATTTTATGGGCAGCTGAAGGGCCCAGAATCATTTACCACGGACACTGAAG GAAACCTTTACACTGGTACTGTGGATGGAAAGCTGTGGGTGATCCGAGGAGAACAGCTATTTTTCATAACACAGATGGGCCAGAATGTGCCGGAGTGTG GCACCCCAGAATATGAACCTATCTGTGGGCGGCCTCATGGGATTAGAATGGCTCCTGACGGTTACCTAATTGTGGCAGATTCCTATTTTGGGTTGTATAGAGTACAACCACATACTGGAGAGAAAAGCCTTCTGATTTCAAACGAAGCAG GACTTGATCAGATTCCTTTTAGATTTTTGAATGGACTAGAAGTCTCCAAGAATGGCACCATCTATTTCACAGACTCAAGCAGTAAATGGGGTAGACGCCATCATAGATATGAG GTATTAGAAACCAATCACCTGGGCCGACTCCTACAATATGATCCTGTGACACAGAAAGCAAAGAGTCTCCTGGACAAACTCTACATGGCTAATGGGATAGCACTTTCTCCAGAGGAGGATTTTATCTTAGTAGCTGAGACCAGCATCTGCAGAATTGTACG GTACTGGTTAACTGGCACTAAGGCAGGTATGAAAGAAGTGTTTGTGGACAATTTGCCGGGCTATCCAGATAACATCAGGCTTTCATCTGTGGGCACTTACAGAGTTGGCATGTCTACTACACGGTTCCCTGGGCACTTTACCCCATTTCTAGATGCCATTGCGCCTTATCCTGTGTTGAAAAGACTAATTGTAAAG GTTACCCCGCTGTCGCTGTACAGCATTCTCCTGAGGAAGCATGGCTTGTTTTTGGAAGTGGGTGAAGATGGCGAGGTTCTAGCAAGTTACCATGACCCTGATGGTAGTGTGACCTGGGCGATCAGTGATGTTTTTGAACACAAAGAGAACCTCTATATAGGCAATACTGACCTGCCCTTCTTAGTGGTTTTACCTCAGCTGGAATAA
- the apmapl gene encoding adipocyte plasma membrane-associated protein isoform X1: MLPVELWEKISFAHRELEPCTLSDPSVQPHSLLLCSPSTAFPAQSFLIHPDSIPSDRTQSSLSVPKSSHRPGSMYLKCGFYIALLAVAVGVYLLPSPIDPEPFTFDKPPPTLVGSLAINRKLQQGRRIFYGQLKGPESFTTDTEGNLYTGTVDGKLWVIRGEQLFFITQMGQNVPECGTPEYEPICGRPHGIRMAPDGYLIVADSYFGLYRVQPHTGEKSLLISNEAGLDQIPFRFLNGLEVSKNGTIYFTDSSSKWGRRHHRYEVLETNHLGRLLQYDPVTQKAKSLLDKLYMANGIALSPEEDFILVAETSICRIVRYWLTGTKAGMKEVFVDNLPGYPDNIRLSSVGTYRVGMSTTRFPGHFTPFLDAIAPYPVLKRLIVKVTPLSLYSILLRKHGLFLEVGEDGEVLASYHDPDGSVTWAISDVFEHKENLYIGNTDLPFLVVLPQLE, encoded by the exons ATGTTGCCTGTAGAACTCTGGGAGAAAATCAG CTTTGCCCACAGGGAGCTGGAACCATGCACTCTGAGTGACCCCTCCGTACAGCCGCACTCGCTCCTCCTCTGTAGCCCCAGCACGGCGTTTCCAGCACAATCTTTTCTAATACATCCAGACTCCATCCCGAGTGATCGCACCCAATCCAGCTTATCCGTTCCGAAATCCTCCCACCGCCCAGGATCCAT GTATCTTAAATGTGGATTTTACATTGCTCTGCTTGCAGTCGCTGTGGGCGTTTATTTGTTGCCATCCCCTATTGATCCAGAGCCTTTCAC GTTTGACAAACCACCTCCTACACTAGTGGGGTCCCTGGCAATAAACAGAAAACTTCAACAAGGAAGAAGGATATTTTATGGGCAGCTGAAGGGCCCAGAATCATTTACCACGGACACTGAAG GAAACCTTTACACTGGTACTGTGGATGGAAAGCTGTGGGTGATCCGAGGAGAACAGCTATTTTTCATAACACAGATGGGCCAGAATGTGCCGGAGTGTG GCACCCCAGAATATGAACCTATCTGTGGGCGGCCTCATGGGATTAGAATGGCTCCTGACGGTTACCTAATTGTGGCAGATTCCTATTTTGGGTTGTATAGAGTACAACCACATACTGGAGAGAAAAGCCTTCTGATTTCAAACGAAGCAG GACTTGATCAGATTCCTTTTAGATTTTTGAATGGACTAGAAGTCTCCAAGAATGGCACCATCTATTTCACAGACTCAAGCAGTAAATGGGGTAGACGCCATCATAGATATGAG GTATTAGAAACCAATCACCTGGGCCGACTCCTACAATATGATCCTGTGACACAGAAAGCAAAGAGTCTCCTGGACAAACTCTACATGGCTAATGGGATAGCACTTTCTCCAGAGGAGGATTTTATCTTAGTAGCTGAGACCAGCATCTGCAGAATTGTACG GTACTGGTTAACTGGCACTAAGGCAGGTATGAAAGAAGTGTTTGTGGACAATTTGCCGGGCTATCCAGATAACATCAGGCTTTCATCTGTGGGCACTTACAGAGTTGGCATGTCTACTACACGGTTCCCTGGGCACTTTACCCCATTTCTAGATGCCATTGCGCCTTATCCTGTGTTGAAAAGACTAATTGTAAAG GTTACCCCGCTGTCGCTGTACAGCATTCTCCTGAGGAAGCATGGCTTGTTTTTGGAAGTGGGTGAAGATGGCGAGGTTCTAGCAAGTTACCATGACCCTGATGGTAGTGTGACCTGGGCGATCAGTGATGTTTTTGAACACAAAGAGAACCTCTATATAGGCAATACTGACCTGCCCTTCTTAGTGGTTTTACCTCAGCTGGAATAA